The following proteins are co-located in the Dehalococcoidales bacterium genome:
- a CDS encoding response regulator transcription factor produces MGKIRILVVDDHQVVREGLRRMLGQEEDIELVGQGANSEEALFQIEILSPDIVLMDIKMPGVDGIEITRQLTQQKYPCKVIMLTFYDEYINNAMEAGAKGYLLKDTKREELLQSIRRVYRGEVVVGQSVITNPRNGYEGGRGLMAEARLPERPVVGDTMLEEVLLVLPPPVDAGQLMRFASEVEEALDSRVLQVVGSWHEGTALTISLARALQVTDILARLTEMAEIKAIEEEPPSGETNTKLIQKATAVPRLRDKLCKTIFVTLGDGAMVS; encoded by the coding sequence ATGGGGAAAATACGTATCCTCGTGGTTGATGATCACCAGGTAGTGCGGGAAGGGCTGCGCCGTATGCTGGGACAGGAGGAAGACATAGAGCTCGTTGGTCAGGGTGCTAACAGTGAAGAAGCGCTGTTCCAGATAGAGATACTTTCTCCGGACATAGTACTGATGGATATCAAGATGCCCGGAGTGGATGGAATTGAGATTACCCGGCAGCTGACGCAGCAAAAATATCCTTGTAAGGTAATTATGCTGACTTTTTATGATGAATACATCAATAACGCTATGGAAGCCGGGGCAAAGGGTTACCTGCTGAAGGATACCAAGCGTGAGGAGTTGCTCCAGTCAATCAGACGGGTTTATCGTGGTGAAGTTGTTGTTGGTCAAAGCGTTATTACTAACCCTCGGAATGGCTATGAAGGCGGGCGTGGACTGATGGCAGAAGCTCGTCTTCCTGAGCGACCTGTTGTCGGAGATACCATGCTCGAAGAGGTATTGCTGGTTTTACCTCCTCCTGTTGATGCTGGCCAGTTGATGAGATTCGCCAGCGAGGTGGAGGAGGCGCTTGATTCACGTGTACTGCAGGTGGTTGGTTCCTGGCATGAGGGCACCGCCCTCACCATCAGCCTGGCCAGGGCTTTACAGGTGACGGACATACTGGCCCGGCTGACGGAGATGGCTGAGATAAAAGCGATAGAGGAAGAGCCGCCGAGTGGAGAAACCAATACCAAGTTGATTCAGAAAGCTACCGCCGTACCCAGGCTGCGGGATAAACTCTGCAAGACTATTTTTGTGACCCTCGGAGATGGGGCTATGGTAAGCTAG
- a CDS encoding TrkA C-terminal domain-containing protein, which translates to MNGLILILPTLLLILASFLVVTAASALLMLTGMDSQRARFQALSSFTGTGFTTREAESVVNHPQRRRIVMALMMLGHAGIVAVVVTATSSVVTSGGSWETTLIFLVVLLYVYALYLIVKYGGITKRWEGFISKRFARHLGEEGTPAELLHLLEGYGIVRMPVKPDLPVLSSCVSQDTCRDKGLLVIGIERGDRWIPLPNDDEKINDGDSIVIYGSLDVLNNTFRRVSEVSGVPY; encoded by the coding sequence ATGAACGGATTGATTCTGATATTGCCCACCTTACTGCTTATACTCGCTTCCTTTCTCGTCGTTACGGCTGCGTCCGCCCTTTTAATGCTGACAGGGATGGACTCGCAAAGGGCGCGCTTCCAGGCACTGTCATCTTTCACCGGGACCGGTTTCACCACCCGGGAAGCCGAGAGCGTGGTAAACCATCCTCAAAGAAGACGTATTGTCATGGCGCTTATGATGCTCGGACACGCGGGGATTGTTGCCGTGGTTGTTACCGCCACATCTTCGGTGGTCACAAGTGGAGGAAGCTGGGAGACAACGCTTATTTTCCTCGTTGTTCTCTTATATGTTTACGCTCTGTACCTGATTGTGAAGTATGGCGGCATCACAAAAAGATGGGAGGGGTTCATCAGTAAAAGGTTCGCCAGGCACTTGGGAGAAGAAGGCACTCCCGCTGAACTTCTGCATCTCCTGGAAGGTTACGGTATCGTGAGAATGCCCGTTAAACCTGATTTGCCTGTATTAAGCAGTTGTGTTTCACAGGATACCTGCCGGGATAAAGGGTTGCTGGTAATCGGCATTGAGCGGGGTGACCGGTGGATACCTTTACCGAATGATGATGAAAAAATAAACGATGGTGACAGTATCGTCATCTACGGCTCTCTGGATGTCTTGAATAATACCTTCAGAAGAGTTAGCGAAGTTTCAGGCGTACCATACTAG